A section of the Pectinophora gossypiella chromosome 11, ilPecGoss1.1, whole genome shotgun sequence genome encodes:
- the LOC126370991 gene encoding alpha-tocopherol transfer protein-like yields MPDQEIENYKDLVSIKDWLSKQPHLPHDVDELLLRRFLASCHYSLERTKRTIDFFFTLRSTAPELFCKRDPWAPEIRRVFEITDMLPLPGKTKENYKVFIYRLNNPELDLFNFVDAVKAFFMLADTRLTEDDDIPAGEIPIFDSANVTLKFIGKINLSVLRKYMLYTQEAIPIRLKQVHIINAPSYISKIHAICKPFLKAEVAKLIKFHEPNSTTLYKDIPQELLPTEYGGQAGSLEQIKRHWIKRIEAKRDWFLTNDKRWEVDEGLRPTNCRDDRTDKVRDLPGSFRTLALD; encoded by the exons ATGCCGGACCAGGAAATAGAAAACTACAAGGATCTCGTCAGCATTAAGGATTGGCTGAGCAAGCAGCCACATTTGCCTCATGACGTAG ACGAGCTACTCCTGCGTCGGTTCCTCGCGAGCTGCCACTACAGCCTGGAACGCACCAAGCGTACCATCGACTTCTTCTTTACGCTGCGCTCCACTGCGCCTGAGTTGTTCTGCAAGCGAGACCCCTGGGCGCCGGAGATCAGACGCgtttttgagataac TGACATGCTGCCCCTGCcaggaaaaacaaaagagaattaCAAGGTGTTCATTTACCGGCTGAACAACCCTGAACTGGACTTGTTCAACTTCGTGGACGCAGTAAAGGCATTCTTCATGTTAGCCGACACCAGGCTGACGGAAGACGACGACATCCCAGCCGGGGAGATACCCATATTCGACTCCGCCAATGTCACCCTCAAGTTCATCGGGAAGATCAATCTGTCTGTCTTGAGGAAATATATGCTGTACACACAG gaaGCTATCCCGATCCGACTGAAGCAGGTACACATCATCAACGCTCCGTCGTACATCAGCAAGATCCACGCCATCTGCAAGCCCTTCCTCAAGGCAGAGGTCGCAAAACTG ATAAAGTTTCACGAGCCCAACTCAACCACGCTGTACAAGGACATCCCCCAGGAGTTACTACCCACAGAGTACGGCGGACAGGCTGGCTCCCTCGAGCAGATCAAACGACACTGGATCAAGAGGATAGAAGCCAAACG GGATTGGTTCCTAACCAACGACAAGCGCTGGGAAGTGGACGAGGGACTACGACCCACCAACTGTCGCGACGACAGGACCGACAAGGTCCGGGACCTCCCTGGCTCCTTCCGGACCTTGGCACTTGACTAG